A stretch of DNA from Sphingopyxis sp. MWB1:
GATGGGCGCGGAACTGCTTTTCTATCCCACCGCCATCGGCAGCGAACCTTATGACGCCGACCTCGACACCAGCCGCATGTGGCGGCGCGCCATGCAGGGTCATGCGGTATCCAACTGTATGCCGGTGATTGCCGCCAACCGGATTGGCACGGAAGGCGATGCGAATTTTTACGGCCACAGCTTTATCAGCGACGAATGGGGCGATCTGACCCAGCAATTTGGCGCGGGCGAGACCGGCGTCTTGGTCGAAACGATCGATCTGGACCGCGCCGCCAGGCACCGGGCCGGCATGGGCTTTTTCCGCGACCGCCGCCCGCAGCTTTACGGACGGCTGGTCGAAGACATCTGAGCGGCGGCCGCGCCGTTATTCGTCGTAAAAGCGGCGGATGCTTTCGAGGTCGGTGCGGTCGAGCGGCTGGGTTAGCCAGAGGCCGCCCTGGGTATCGCGCGACCAGCGGATGATCGCCTTGCGCCGGATGGTGTCGGTGAGGATAAGCTCAACCTCCTTCGCGACGGGCAAATGTCCGTCGTGAACGAAACCTGCGCCATTTTGCGAAAGATTGATCAGCTCGATTTCGCTCGCCTGATTATCGACGACAAGCTTTGCCCGCTTGCGAACCGGCAGGCGCGGCTGGCGATAGCCGGTAGCGCGCTGTTCGGCGGCAAGCTGTTTCAGCGTTTCGGCGACATCGACTTCGGCGTCAAAGGCAACGCCGCAGCGTCCCTCCTTGGCCCAGACAACCTTGCCGCTGACCACCACCGTATCGGAAAGGGCGATGCTGAGATGTTCCCCAACGGTGATCGGGACATCAGCGGCAAGCATCAATCCGCGGTTCGACATGTTGCGCACTCGCCACAGACCGACATCGGCTTCGCGCGTGACCTTGGCGATACGCCAGACGGTACGATAGCGGTCGCCGCTGCGCCGTTCCTGCGCGGGCGGGATGGTTTCGGGACGATAAGGGTCTGCGTTGGGGGGGGACGCATCATTCATGGCATGATCCTCATGCAAGGCGGCAATGGAGCGCAGGGAAGGGATGATCGGCAAATGGCTGTGACAAAGCCCAACTCATTGCTTCACGTCCTTCCACGACGGTCCTGATCGGTCCGGCGGACAGGATTTTTCGCCGACCACACCGCCTTCCGGGGGGAAAGGATGCTGACCCACTATGATTAATTTTCTCATCCTGTCCAATATAACGGTGCTACAACGGTGACATTAAATGTTAAAATGGGCCTATTCGCATATCGTTAATGTCGCAATGCTTTTGCGCCCATATTCGGAATAAAAATGAAAAATCGTTCGGAAATTCAGCACCATGACCGCATGAAGAAAGTGCAGGCGGCCCAAGCGCGCAAGCTGGCGCGCAAGACGGTCGAGAAAGGGTTAATCATCGTCCATAGTGGAAATGGTAAAGGGAAAAGCTCTGCCGCTTTCGGCCTGGCAATCCGCGCAATGGGACATGGAATGAAGGTGGGCGTGGTGCAGTTCATCAAGGGCGCGATGACCACCGGCGAGAAGGCGATGTTCGATCAGTTTCCCGCGCTGGTCGAGTTCAAGCCGATGGGCGAGGGCTTCACCTGGGATACGCAGGACCGCGCCCGCGACATGGCGGTCGCGGCCGCTGCATGGGAAGAAGTGAAGCGCATGATCGCCGATCCCTCCTATGCCATGGTGATTGCCGATGAGCTTAATATCGTGCTGCGATATGATTATCTGCCGCTCGATGACGTGCTGGAAACCCTGGCCGCCAAGCCCGCCATGAAACATGTCGTCATCACCGGACGCCATGCACCGGAGGCACTGATCGACGCCGCCGATCTGGTGACGGAGATGCGACTGGTGAAGCATCCCTTTCGCGAACAAAATGTGAAGGCGCAGGCAGGAATCGAATTCTAGCCTGTCGCCCCTCGTTGCTGCCGAGTCCCCTTTTTCTTCCTCCTATTGCAACGCAGCAATTGACCGGATGGGGCGGTTCGATGTAACGCCCCGCCCGCGACAGGTTCCCCCATCGGGGGGATTAAAAGGGAACGGGAAAAACCCGGCTGCCCCTGCAACTGTATGCGGCGAGCCCCAGGCCAGACGCCATTGGACCCGAAAGGGACCGAGAAGGCGGCCCGGCGGCGCTGACCCGCAAGCCAGGAGACCTGCCCGTCGCCGTCGTCTTTCGCGCGGACAGGGTGTGCCGGGCGAACGGGGGTGAACCCGCATGACGACAGGTTTGGTCGCCCTAGGGCGGAGTGAATGAGGTGTGCCCATGACAGGCCGCAGCATCAGCTTCGCGCGTGGGCGCCTTTGTCGATAGGGTATCAAATGCTGCGTAATATCATCTGCAATTCCGTCTCGCTCGGCGCCCTTGCACTGAGCTTTCCTGTGTTGGCGCAGGACGGGAGCGCCATGTCCACCACCAGTTCGGTCGTTGCCGCGGCTACCGATTCGATCATCGTCACAGCGACGCGCACGCCGGTCGATGTTGACGAGATTCCCGCATCGATCGCGGTCCTCGACAAGGCCGCCATCGACCGGGCGCAGGATCTGGGGGTGACCGAATTGCTGCTGCGCACCCCCGGCGTCTCCTATTCACGCAACGGCGGCTATGGCACGGCGACCTCGCTGCGCATCCGCGGCGCCGAAGCAGAACATACGGTCGCGGTGATCGACGGGGTGAAGCTCAACGATCCCTCCTCGACCGCGGGCGGTTATAATTTCGCCAATCTGATGGTCGGCGATATCGACCGGATCGAAATATTGCGCGGGCCGCAGTCGATCCTGTGGGGCAGTCAGGCGATTGGCGGGGTCGTCAATATTGTCACCGCTTCGCCCGAAAAATCGCTGGAGGGCAGTTTCGACATTGAAGCCGGATCGCGCGAGACGGTCAGCGCCCGCGCCGCCATCGGCGGACGGACCGGGCCCCTCGCCTGGCGCGTCGGCGCGCAGCATTTCACCACCGAAGGCATTTCGGCGCTTCGTCCCGAATTCGGCGGCGGCGAACGCGATGGCTATCGCAACAGCAATGTGTCGGGGCGCGCCGAACTCGCGCTGACGGAGAATGTGAGCGTCGATCTGCGAGGCTATTATGCCAAGGGCCGCAATGAATTTGACGGCTTCATGGGCGACAGCGCCGACTATGGCATCAACCGCGAATTTGTGGGCTATGCGGGGTTGAATTTCGACCTGCTCTCGGGGCGTTTCCGCAATCGCATCGCTTATGCCTATACCGATACCAACCGCGACCATTTCAACCCTGACCG
This window harbors:
- a CDS encoding PilZ domain-containing protein; the encoded protein is MNDASPPNADPYRPETIPPAQERRSGDRYRTVWRIAKVTREADVGLWRVRNMSNRGLMLAADVPITVGEHLSIALSDTVVVSGKVVWAKEGRCGVAFDAEVDVAETLKQLAAEQRATGYRQPRLPVRKRAKLVVDNQASEIELINLSQNGAGFVHDGHLPVAKEVELILTDTIRRKAIIRWSRDTQGGLWLTQPLDRTDLESIRRFYDE
- the cobO gene encoding cob(I)yrinic acid a,c-diamide adenosyltransferase; its protein translation is MKNRSEIQHHDRMKKVQAAQARKLARKTVEKGLIIVHSGNGKGKSSAAFGLAIRAMGHGMKVGVVQFIKGAMTTGEKAMFDQFPALVEFKPMGEGFTWDTQDRARDMAVAAAAWEEVKRMIADPSYAMVIADELNIVLRYDYLPLDDVLETLAAKPAMKHVVITGRHAPEALIDAADLVTEMRLVKHPFREQNVKAQAGIEF